The region CGCGGACTCCATGTTCTTCTATCAATTGACGTCCATTTTGAAAAGCTTTCTCAATGATAAAGCCCATTCCTACAAGATTAGCTCCAGACTGTTTGATTAAATCTAATACCCCAACAGCTGCATTACCATAAGCTAAGAAGTCATCTACAAATAACACATTATCCGTAGGTTGTAAGAAATCGCTACTAATCACCACATCATACGTTCTATCTTTCGTAAAAGAGTGAATCTGGGTGTGTAGCATATTCTCCATTGTACTAGGCAACTTCTTTTTTGCAAAAACTACAGGTAAATTCAGAAGATATCCAGTCATAATAGCAGGTGCAATACCACTTGCTTCAATAGTCATAATCTTATTTACATTAGTCCCTGCAAATCTTCGTACGAATTCTACACCTATAGACTTCATTAATACTGGATCCATCTGATGATTAATAAAGCTATCTACTTTT is a window of Myroides oncorhynchi DNA encoding:
- the xpt gene encoding xanthine phosphoribosyltransferase, producing MELLKERILQDGRCFEGGILKVDSFINHQMDPVLMKSIGVEFVRRFAGTNVNKIMTIEASGIAPAIMTGYLLNLPVVFAKKKLPSTMENMLHTQIHSFTKDRTYDVVISSDFLQPTDNVLFVDDFLAYGNAAVGVLDLIKQSGANLVGMGFIIEKAFQNGRQLIEEHGVRVESLAIIEDLSNCTITIR